From a single Ignavibacteria bacterium genomic region:
- a CDS encoding TonB-dependent receptor has protein sequence MSGKVVTPTGEPLHGCAVFIQKTPLGVITSTDGKFSFDLLPGTYTLRVRHIAYTDTSIQVEVSSKKNDSILVILSHASYLEEEFVVVGERKGMEKETLEAETIANIPTLNGEVLQTVRILPGVKMNNEMTSGYNVRGGSFDENLIYLNGFEIYRPFLLRQGIEENQSLVNQDLVKDLSFFGGAFPAVFGDKMASALQINYGRGAGPSFSGILRAGLLSAGLALHHVSEGLSASLAGRWSYPKIFSSKQHTSGDYRPDFKDLQLMVNWVPDRNISTRFFLLKAINNYDLTPSNWTGHFRLDGVIQGIAADYSGATNYGYNTSLAGVNSRIRLGNDLVFGASLSWFNIKETETRNLTSDIYLIPDAYDPDTREYLKSAIEKGENTLDLAVVSFAPEFIWTKGVHKVKAGAELKFANLDNSVYEERKEQGGISIPAAPEIIRYTIGQTLNSYSVYLNDEMSLNERLDINAGLRFTSTGYNGETFWSPRVSIEYKFTEKFSVNLRAGVYNQPPFFYELRDLSPDETQTLKSQKSIHYIAALHYVFKKGLEMRAEFFYKSLDDLIPVDFDGMRMSYGKSNSLEGFARGFDIMLRGEIQQGLNSWFVYGYLDSGERLKGSSGGYERRLLDQTHNLQIFLQDKIKKHPNWQSHLRFSVATGTLYHPRRVEVGTDNKNYLVVDYNKRWELPFYMRADMGLSAKFQLGEEKFLTVVAEVLNVFNNYNIAGYSWYQVIPGVRSPLRVPQIFTERFFNLALEFSF, from the coding sequence TTGTCCGGGAAAGTTGTAACCCCCACCGGTGAGCCGCTACATGGCTGTGCCGTGTTTATTCAAAAAACTCCCCTTGGTGTAATCACATCCACAGACGGTAAATTCAGTTTCGATCTTCTCCCCGGCACCTACACTCTTCGTGTAAGACACATCGCATACACCGACACATCCATACAGGTGGAAGTTTCTTCGAAAAAAAATGATTCCATACTCGTTATTCTTTCGCATGCTTCATATCTGGAAGAGGAATTTGTTGTTGTTGGTGAAAGAAAGGGAATGGAAAAAGAAACCCTGGAAGCCGAGACGATAGCAAACATCCCGACTCTGAACGGGGAAGTGCTGCAGACGGTCAGGATACTTCCCGGAGTGAAAATGAACAATGAAATGACTTCGGGTTACAATGTCAGGGGTGGCAGTTTCGATGAAAATTTAATTTACCTGAACGGTTTTGAAATATACAGGCCCTTTCTTTTAAGGCAGGGAATCGAGGAAAACCAGTCACTCGTAAATCAGGATCTGGTGAAAGACCTCTCCTTTTTCGGTGGTGCATTTCCCGCGGTATTTGGCGACAAAATGGCTTCCGCACTTCAGATTAATTACGGAAGGGGTGCGGGACCCTCTTTCAGCGGCATACTCAGGGCGGGCCTACTCTCAGCCGGACTTGCACTTCATCATGTTTCAGAGGGGCTCTCGGCGTCGCTCGCGGGGCGGTGGAGTTATCCCAAGATTTTCTCAAGCAAGCAACACACTTCAGGCGATTACAGACCCGACTTCAAAGACCTTCAACTGATGGTGAACTGGGTTCCCGACAGGAACATATCGACCCGATTTTTCCTCCTGAAGGCTATCAACAATTACGATCTCACACCCTCTAACTGGACAGGGCACTTCCGGCTTGATGGAGTGATTCAGGGCATTGCCGCAGACTATTCGGGTGCCACGAACTATGGCTACAACACTTCACTTGCTGGGGTAAATTCGAGAATCAGACTTGGCAATGATCTCGTTTTTGGTGCTTCTCTTTCCTGGTTCAATATCAAGGAAACAGAAACCAGAAATCTGACTTCAGATATTTACCTGATTCCCGATGCTTACGACCCCGACACGAGAGAATACCTCAAATCAGCAATTGAAAAAGGGGAAAACACACTCGATCTGGCTGTTGTCAGTTTTGCACCTGAGTTTATCTGGACGAAGGGAGTCCACAAAGTTAAAGCCGGGGCAGAACTCAAATTTGCCAATCTCGACAACTCGGTCTATGAAGAGAGAAAAGAACAGGGGGGTATTTCCATCCCTGCAGCACCCGAGATTATCAGATATACAATCGGACAGACCCTGAACAGTTACTCGGTTTATCTGAATGATGAGATGTCTTTGAATGAAAGACTCGATATCAATGCGGGCTTGAGGTTTACCTCCACAGGGTATAACGGTGAGACATTCTGGTCGCCAAGAGTCAGTATCGAGTACAAGTTTACCGAAAAATTCAGCGTGAATTTAAGGGCGGGGGTTTACAATCAGCCACCCTTCTTTTATGAGCTTCGTGATCTTTCACCCGATGAGACACAGACACTTAAGTCGCAAAAGTCGATTCATTACATCGCCGCACTTCACTATGTCTTCAAAAAGGGACTTGAGATGAGGGCAGAGTTCTTTTATAAATCACTTGATGACCTTATTCCGGTGGATTTTGACGGGATGAGAATGTCCTACGGGAAATCAAATTCGCTCGAAGGATTTGCCCGGGGGTTCGATATAATGCTCAGAGGTGAGATTCAGCAGGGGCTGAACAGTTGGTTCGTTTATGGCTACCTTGACAGCGGTGAGAGGCTGAAAGGGAGCAGCGGCGGGTATGAAAGAAGACTTTTGGATCAGACGCACAATCTGCAGATTTTTCTTCAGGACAAGATCAAGAAACACCCGAACTGGCAGTCGCACCTCCGTTTTTCAGTGGCTACCGGGACACTCTACCATCCGAGAAGAGTTGAAGTTGGCACTGACAATAAAAACTACCTCGTGGTTGACTACAACAAAAGGTGGGAGCTCCCCTTCTATATGAGGGCGGATATGGGGCTTTCCGCAAAATTTCAGCTTGGTGAAGAAAAATTTCTTACCGTGGTTGCAGAGGTGCTAAATGTATTTAATAACTACAACATAGCAGGTTATTCCTGGTATCAGGTAATCCCCGGGGTTCGTTCCCCGTTACGCGTACCACAGATTTTCACGGAAAGATTCTTTAATTTAGCACTCGAGTTTTCTTTTTAA
- a CDS encoding RNA-binding transcriptional accessory protein encodes MNIPDQITKELGLRRDQVNTVLALLAEGATIPFIARYRKERTGGLDEDQLRTIEDRLSYLNMLEERKAVILNSIEEQGKLTDELRFKIEGSLKLQELEDLYLPYKPKRKTRGTVAKAKGLEPLALHLLSNPDEIQSLEELAIPFINEELGVLTVEEAIKGASDIIAEMISEDAEVRKVVREHVSNEALVKSEKSSDAPEQDEKNLKLRAKGEQDVYRTYYDFQIDITKLKPYQVMALDRGEREKFLKVHFTVEPAAANLKIKESFFKFKTSNFEEFFDKTVEDSFKRLIFPSIDREVRNELVYQAGLHAIEVFAENLHNILLQPPLAGKIIMGLDPGFASGTKVAIIDETGKYIDGATIYPHPPQNRTAEAEKIITALIKKFEVDVIAIGNGTASLETEIFVSELINKNSLDCKYIVVNEAGASVYSASEVAKREFPDLEASQRGNISIARRLLDPLAELVKIDPKSIGVGLYQHDVDQKLLAKKLDDVVVSCVNYVGVDLNTASTSLLTYVSGLNKRLAEGIVKHRESKGKFKRRSELLGVRGVGDKVYEQCAGFLKIPDGEEPLDNTSIHPESYDAAKKLLQMVNIKPEEIKETGGVIDFYLNKIGLKKISQEINVGEITLQDIIENIKKPGRDPREELPPPILRSNIMKMEELRPGMKVKGTVRNVVDFGAFVDIGVKQDGLLHISKMKKGFVKNPSEVVNAGDVLDVTITEVDLDRKRISLSLVD; translated from the coding sequence ATGAATATACCCGATCAAATTACAAAAGAGCTTGGCTTACGCAGAGATCAGGTAAATACCGTTCTGGCACTTCTGGCAGAGGGAGCTACAATTCCCTTTATTGCCCGGTACAGAAAAGAGCGGACAGGCGGTCTCGATGAAGATCAGCTCAGAACCATAGAAGACAGGCTTTCTTACCTCAATATGCTTGAGGAGAGAAAAGCTGTTATTCTGAACAGTATTGAGGAGCAAGGGAAGCTGACGGATGAACTTCGATTTAAGATTGAGGGCTCGCTTAAGCTCCAGGAACTTGAAGATCTTTATCTCCCTTACAAACCAAAGAGAAAAACCCGCGGAACTGTAGCCAAGGCAAAAGGTCTTGAACCGCTGGCGCTTCACCTTCTTTCAAATCCCGATGAAATTCAATCACTTGAAGAGCTCGCAATTCCGTTCATTAACGAAGAGTTGGGTGTTCTTACTGTTGAAGAAGCAATAAAAGGCGCAAGCGATATTATTGCCGAGATGATCAGCGAGGATGCGGAAGTAAGAAAAGTCGTCCGTGAACATGTTTCCAACGAGGCACTTGTTAAATCTGAAAAATCATCGGATGCACCCGAGCAGGATGAGAAAAATCTTAAACTCCGGGCAAAAGGTGAACAGGATGTTTACAGAACCTACTACGATTTCCAAATTGACATTACGAAATTAAAACCTTATCAGGTTATGGCTTTGGACAGAGGCGAAAGGGAGAAATTCCTTAAAGTCCACTTCACAGTGGAGCCTGCTGCAGCCAACTTAAAGATTAAAGAGAGTTTCTTCAAATTCAAAACCTCAAATTTTGAGGAGTTTTTTGATAAAACTGTTGAAGATTCATTCAAAAGATTGATATTCCCTTCGATCGACAGGGAAGTCCGCAACGAACTGGTTTACCAGGCCGGCTTGCACGCAATCGAAGTATTCGCCGAAAACCTCCACAACATACTCCTTCAACCACCACTTGCCGGCAAGATAATAATGGGGCTCGATCCCGGTTTTGCTTCAGGCACCAAGGTGGCGATAATAGATGAAACAGGGAAGTATATCGACGGGGCTACAATATATCCCCATCCACCCCAGAACAGAACGGCTGAAGCTGAAAAGATTATAACCGCTTTGATCAAAAAATTCGAAGTTGATGTAATCGCAATCGGCAACGGTACTGCAAGTCTCGAAACTGAAATATTTGTTTCGGAGCTGATCAACAAAAACTCGCTTGACTGCAAGTATATCGTTGTGAACGAGGCGGGTGCATCGGTTTATTCCGCATCAGAGGTGGCAAAAAGAGAATTTCCGGATCTTGAAGCATCACAGAGAGGCAACATTTCGATAGCAAGAAGATTGCTCGACCCGCTTGCCGAACTCGTGAAAATTGATCCCAAATCGATAGGTGTTGGTTTATATCAGCATGATGTCGATCAAAAACTCCTTGCAAAGAAGCTGGACGATGTTGTCGTCAGTTGCGTTAACTATGTGGGAGTAGATCTCAATACCGCATCCACTTCACTTCTTACCTATGTATCGGGACTTAATAAAAGACTCGCTGAGGGGATAGTGAAACACAGAGAGAGCAAAGGCAAATTCAAAAGAAGAAGCGAACTGCTTGGTGTGCGTGGTGTGGGAGACAAAGTTTATGAACAGTGTGCCGGGTTTCTCAAGATTCCCGATGGTGAAGAACCGCTTGACAATACATCAATCCACCCTGAATCTTACGATGCAGCAAAAAAACTGCTTCAGATGGTTAATATAAAGCCTGAAGAGATTAAAGAGACGGGTGGAGTAATAGATTTTTATTTAAACAAGATTGGCTTGAAGAAAATTTCGCAGGAAATAAATGTCGGTGAGATAACACTTCAAGATATAATCGAAAACATCAAAAAACCGGGGCGTGATCCGAGAGAAGAATTACCCCCACCAATACTAAGGAGCAACATTATGAAAATGGAAGAACTCAGACCAGGAATGAAAGTCAAAGGAACCGTAAGAAACGTAGTTGATTTCGGTGCTTTTGTTGACATCGGCGTAAAGCAGGATGGTCTTCTTCATATTTCGAAAATGAAAAAAGGATTTGTTAAAAATCCAAGTGAAGTTGTCAATGCAGGTGATGTACTTGATGTAACAATCACTGAAGTTGATCTTGACAGGAAAAGAATTTCACTTAGTTTAGTCGACTAA
- a CDS encoding dienelactone hydrolase family protein — MRKLFVILTFVILTSGAYAQESCCSPSGKQDKSSTSTKTAGDAVAMFASNADDPNFVAAHLAPKPVAPVNGRGAMIELTLADRSKASAYFVRANSKSNKWLIVFHEWWGLNDYIKNEAEKYANAFPNLNVLALDLYDGQVTASPDTAAMIMKGIKTERSMKIIEAAKKHVGGAAEVATLGWCFGGAMSMQAAIIFGKQAKACVMYYGMPEMDAKKLKNLTAPLLGIFAEKDTWINRDVINGFDKVYRTFKRKYEIKWFDAVHAFANPSNPEHNSAMAAEAEELSMKFIKTHLMGKK; from the coding sequence ATGAGAAAACTTTTTGTCATTCTGACGTTTGTCATCCTCACTTCGGGTGCCTATGCTCAGGAAAGCTGTTGCAGCCCTTCCGGGAAACAGGACAAATCCTCCACTTCAACCAAAACAGCAGGTGATGCTGTTGCAATGTTTGCAAGCAATGCAGACGATCCAAATTTTGTCGCCGCCCACCTCGCTCCAAAACCTGTAGCTCCTGTAAACGGACGCGGTGCGATGATCGAACTTACTCTTGCAGACAGATCAAAAGCATCGGCCTACTTCGTAAGAGCAAACTCGAAATCAAATAAATGGCTTATCGTTTTCCACGAATGGTGGGGATTAAACGACTACATTAAAAATGAAGCCGAAAAATATGCAAACGCTTTTCCAAATTTGAATGTCCTCGCTCTCGATTTGTATGATGGACAGGTTACAGCCAGCCCCGATACGGCAGCGATGATAATGAAGGGGATAAAAACTGAGAGGTCGATGAAAATTATTGAAGCCGCAAAGAAACATGTCGGCGGTGCCGCTGAAGTGGCAACCCTGGGATGGTGCTTCGGTGGTGCAATGTCGATGCAGGCAGCCATAATTTTTGGGAAACAGGCTAAAGCCTGCGTGATGTATTACGGTATGCCGGAGATGGACGCAAAGAAATTAAAAAATCTTACCGCACCGCTTCTTGGTATCTTTGCTGAGAAAGATACATGGATCAACAGGGATGTGATCAACGGATTCGACAAGGTTTACAGAACATTCAAACGCAAATATGAAATTAAATGGTTTGACGCAGTTCATGCATTCGCAAATCCGAGCAATCCCGAGCACAACAGTGCCATGGCTGCGGAAGCTGAAGAATTGTCAATGAAGTTTATTAAAACCCACTTAATGGGCAAAAAGTAA
- a CDS encoding PAS domain S-box protein: protein MITTETLSQLFDHSLSAVCVTQEQKFVYANEAFYSLTGITDKSEIVGKPLEAFSVNPAETLPIVKNKMRESGDLIPSSYEITGKRRDGSLFPATVSASTISFEDRTATLVIVKDITAEKAAQAVLDDLSHTLVALYENTAESLVLIDRDFRMKYFNKSVKTMIESIYRRCPQKGESILDYSTIDSIEEFKRNVNDAFNGIPLSKEVEIKYINGTSIWWRVAYRPIILDSGEIRYVAFTAANITEVVLVREDLRLQNERLNSLHELMTIQDLSEREVVEFAMEEVVRITKSEVGYIHFVETQVEGDVSLNLFTWSKSVGGKCLIPELIKYPMKDAGVWADCVRTGKPAVHNDYQHMAGKRGYPEGHFPVERHLSVPVFEDELPKLIVGVGNKKTEYTTEDIRDLQIYSSELWKVITKKRLIEELRKAKEHAEKAAQLKSDFLSQMSHEIRSPMNVILGSIDILRDEIENPEGVDLSSTFTAIENSGQRIVRTLNMILNMAELQSGNFVPHIRTVDLKPVLKKLAGEYLMKCKFKGLDFAISLGEGDHHVLGDEYSLTQIFGNLMDNAIKYTNTGAVKVTSSLSPDGKLIVEVADSGIGISNEFRDTVFSPFRQEDQGYGRNFEGNGLGLALVKKYCDINSAEITFESEKNQGTRFIVKMGTFASV, encoded by the coding sequence TTGATAACCACCGAAACCCTGAGTCAACTTTTTGACCACTCCCTTAGCGCAGTTTGTGTCACGCAGGAACAGAAATTTGTATATGCCAACGAGGCATTTTACAGTCTTACCGGAATTACAGATAAATCAGAGATAGTCGGAAAACCGTTGGAAGCTTTCTCTGTCAATCCCGCTGAAACCCTTCCAATTGTTAAAAACAAGATGAGAGAAAGCGGGGATCTTATACCTTCCTCATACGAAATCACCGGCAAGAGGAGGGATGGTTCTTTGTTTCCGGCAACTGTCTCGGCATCCACAATCTCTTTTGAGGACAGAACAGCTACCCTTGTCATAGTGAAAGATATCACAGCAGAAAAGGCTGCTCAAGCGGTTTTGGATGACCTGTCGCATACCCTGGTTGCGTTGTATGAAAATACCGCAGAATCTCTTGTTCTGATTGATCGCGATTTCAGGATGAAATATTTTAATAAATCGGTAAAAACGATGATCGAAAGCATTTACCGGAGGTGTCCTCAAAAAGGAGAATCGATCCTCGACTATTCTACAATCGATTCCATCGAAGAGTTTAAAAGAAATGTGAACGATGCCTTTAATGGAATCCCGCTAAGCAAGGAAGTGGAAATAAAATATATTAATGGAACAAGCATTTGGTGGAGGGTTGCTTACAGACCGATTATACTGGATTCCGGTGAAATAAGATATGTTGCATTCACAGCAGCCAACATTACGGAAGTGGTTCTGGTAAGAGAAGATCTCAGACTTCAGAATGAAAGGCTGAATTCACTCCATGAATTGATGACTATTCAGGATCTTTCGGAGAGAGAGGTTGTGGAATTTGCAATGGAGGAAGTGGTAAGAATCACAAAAAGTGAAGTGGGGTATATTCATTTCGTGGAGACACAGGTCGAAGGTGATGTCTCACTGAACCTATTTACCTGGTCGAAGTCGGTTGGTGGAAAGTGTCTGATTCCTGAACTGATTAAGTACCCAATGAAAGATGCGGGAGTCTGGGCTGATTGTGTCAGGACAGGGAAGCCCGCCGTCCATAACGATTATCAACACATGGCAGGAAAACGCGGCTATCCGGAAGGACATTTCCCTGTTGAAAGGCATCTTAGCGTTCCCGTTTTTGAAGATGAACTCCCAAAACTCATTGTCGGTGTAGGTAACAAAAAAACAGAATATACAACAGAGGATATAAGAGACCTTCAAATTTATTCCTCTGAATTATGGAAAGTCATCACAAAGAAAAGACTCATAGAGGAACTCAGGAAAGCAAAAGAACACGCGGAAAAAGCGGCCCAATTGAAATCTGACTTCCTTTCACAAATGTCGCATGAAATCAGATCTCCTATGAATGTAATTCTTGGTTCCATCGACATTTTAAGGGATGAAATAGAGAACCCCGAAGGTGTGGATCTTTCTTCGACCTTCACAGCTATTGAAAATTCAGGACAGAGGATAGTAAGGACTTTGAACATGATTCTCAATATGGCTGAATTGCAGTCGGGGAATTTTGTTCCACACATCAGGACGGTAGATCTTAAACCGGTTCTTAAAAAACTTGCCGGGGAATATCTTATGAAATGTAAGTTCAAAGGACTGGATTTTGCCATCAGTCTCGGCGAGGGTGACCACCATGTCCTGGGTGATGAATACAGTCTAACCCAGATATTCGGCAATCTGATGGATAATGCAATCAAATACACAAATACAGGAGCCGTCAAGGTTACTTCGTCGCTTTCCCCGGATGGAAAGCTGATTGTTGAAGTGGCGGATTCAGGAATAGGCATCTCCAATGAATTTCGTGATACAGTATTTTCTCCTTTCAGGCAGGAGGATCAGGGTTACGGACGAAATTTTGAGGGCAACGGACTCGGGCTCGCCCTCGTAAAGAAGTACTGTGATATCAATTCTGCGGAAATAACCTTCGAGAGTGAGAAGAACCAAGGGACAAGATTTATTGTCAAAATGGGTACTTTTGCC
- the prfA gene encoding peptide chain release factor 1: MNFFEKLAKIKDKFDRINEQLADQEVLSDTDKLISLSKERSDLIPMMEAFDKYSRVISDLAESKDILENSTDKELIEIAQMELEGLKEQKELLEEEIKVLLLPKDPNDDKSIILEIRAGTGGDEAGLFAGDLLRMYMRYAELKGWKTEYIDFSEAGGLGGVKEAVVSISGTGVYGELKWESGVHRVQRVPQTEAQGRVHTSAASVAVLPEVEDVAVDINMNDVKIDVFRSGGAGGQNVNKVETAIRMTHLPTGIVVQCQDERSQLKNREKALKVLMARLYDLKSSEQNSEIAAQRKLMVKSGDRSDKIRTYNFPQNRVTDHRIGLTLYNLSDVINGDLFNLIEQLKIADRAEKLQAEV; encoded by the coding sequence ATGAACTTTTTTGAAAAGCTTGCAAAGATAAAGGATAAATTCGACCGCATAAACGAACAACTCGCGGACCAGGAAGTCCTTTCTGACACCGATAAACTGATCTCTCTCAGCAAGGAGAGAAGCGACCTTATTCCAATGATGGAAGCTTTCGACAAATATTCCCGCGTAATTTCCGACCTTGCTGAATCGAAGGACATCCTGGAGAATTCAACTGACAAGGAGCTCATCGAGATTGCCCAGATGGAACTCGAGGGCTTAAAGGAACAGAAAGAACTTTTGGAGGAAGAAATTAAAGTTCTTCTTCTGCCAAAAGACCCCAATGATGATAAAAGTATTATCCTTGAAATCCGTGCCGGTACAGGTGGTGATGAAGCCGGACTTTTTGCCGGTGACCTCCTCAGAATGTATATGCGCTATGCCGAACTGAAAGGCTGGAAAACCGAGTACATCGATTTCAGCGAAGCGGGTGGACTTGGTGGCGTAAAGGAAGCAGTAGTTTCGATCTCCGGAACAGGTGTTTACGGTGAACTGAAGTGGGAAAGCGGCGTTCATCGTGTGCAACGAGTCCCGCAAACAGAAGCACAGGGAAGAGTCCACACATCAGCAGCTTCTGTGGCAGTACTTCCCGAAGTGGAGGATGTTGCGGTCGACATCAACATGAACGATGTGAAGATTGATGTGTTCCGAAGTGGTGGCGCCGGTGGTCAGAATGTGAACAAAGTGGAGACCGCCATCAGAATGACACATCTTCCCACGGGTATTGTTGTTCAGTGCCAGGATGAAAGATCGCAGCTTAAAAACCGTGAAAAAGCCCTGAAGGTTTTGATGGCTCGACTTTATGACCTCAAGAGCAGCGAACAAAATTCCGAAATTGCTGCCCAAAGAAAACTTATGGTAAAAAGCGGCGACAGAAGCGATAAAATCCGCACCTACAATTTCCCTCAGAACCGCGTAACCGACCACAGAATCGGGCTTACTCTTTATAATCTCAGTGATGTAATCAACGGTGATTTGTTTAATTTGATAGAGCAGTTAAAAATTGCCGATCGTGCTGAAAAGCTGCAGGCGGAGGTTTAG
- a CDS encoding MBL fold metallo-hydrolase: MKKLHPKFTSSLLLTIVMTIVFSGCVSLKDFDRATMTMRIDTLKTVKLGWKGTPVDESGRFQNHEFPADQDFNSFFLWQAWGNPEAEAKKKDTFRMKTVDATQFLKSKEEGVVLVGHASFLIRIGGKTILTDPVLTAPTAFHIRYSPLPFKTEDLRGIDYIFLSHDHRDHMDEESLKLIYKQNPDVTILTGLRTTPLLLEWLPGVKVMEAGWYQEYSLGLKDLSVIFLPSRHWSQRGPFDRNLRLWGAYLIKSGETKIYFGGDSGYGSHFKEVGELFGEVDIAMIGIGAYKPRWFMHPNHTSPLQALRGAREMKTRNLIPMHYGTFAMGDEPIGDPQRTIIKEYNKRKYKFRLLLPNPGEIIKFGKN, translated from the coding sequence AGACTTTGACCGCGCAACCATGACGATGAGGATTGACACGCTGAAAACGGTGAAACTGGGCTGGAAGGGTACACCTGTGGATGAAAGCGGCAGGTTTCAGAATCACGAGTTTCCCGCTGATCAGGATTTCAACAGTTTTTTCCTCTGGCAGGCATGGGGAAATCCTGAAGCTGAAGCAAAGAAAAAAGATACATTCAGGATGAAAACAGTGGATGCCACACAATTCCTTAAAAGCAAGGAAGAGGGTGTGGTGCTGGTCGGGCATGCTTCGTTCCTGATAAGAATTGGTGGTAAAACAATTTTAACCGATCCCGTACTTACTGCTCCCACAGCGTTTCACATCAGATACAGCCCTCTCCCGTTTAAAACGGAAGACCTGAGGGGGATTGATTACATCTTCCTGTCGCATGACCATCGTGACCATATGGATGAGGAGAGCCTGAAGCTGATTTACAAACAAAATCCGGATGTAACCATCCTCACGGGACTTCGTACAACTCCCTTGTTGCTTGAATGGCTTCCGGGAGTAAAGGTGATGGAAGCGGGCTGGTATCAGGAGTATTCACTCGGGCTGAAGGACTTATCGGTAATTTTTCTTCCCTCGAGGCACTGGAGCCAAAGGGGACCATTTGACAGAAACCTCCGTCTTTGGGGTGCATACCTCATAAAATCGGGAGAGACAAAGATTTACTTTGGCGGCGATTCAGGATACGGCAGTCATTTTAAAGAGGTCGGTGAGCTCTTTGGTGAGGTGGATATCGCCATGATAGGAATCGGAGCATACAAACCCAGATGGTTTATGCATCCAAATCACACCTCTCCGCTTCAGGCATTGAGAGGTGCAAGGGAGATGAAAACCAGAAATTTAATCCCGATGCACTACGGAACCTTCGCTATGGGGGATGAACCGATTGGTGATCCTCAGCGGACAATAATCAAAGAATACAACAAAAGGAAGTATAAATTCAGGCTTTTGCTCCCAAATCCGGGCGAAATCATCAAATTTGGAAAAAATTAA
- a CDS encoding GNAT family N-acetyltransferase, with product MLTESKIIELTSLFPEDAPELAEVANNPKVALYLRDSFPQPYTVEHAREFIKLMNEGNIQSVFAVRYYGEMAGIAGAHLLTDVQKKTAEIGFWFGEKFWNRGIATEVCRQITTFAFTYFDIIKVQAEVASPNSASARVLEKNGFKLEGTLRKSFHKNDQDWDLLVYGLLKEELEERQLHLI from the coding sequence TTGCTGACAGAATCAAAAATCATAGAACTTACTTCCCTTTTCCCTGAGGATGCTCCCGAGCTTGCCGAGGTGGCGAACAACCCCAAAGTCGCCCTCTACCTTCGAGATTCCTTCCCGCAACCCTACACAGTCGAGCACGCAAGAGAATTCATTAAACTGATGAATGAGGGGAATATACAATCGGTTTTCGCAGTGAGATATTATGGAGAGATGGCCGGAATTGCAGGTGCACACCTTCTTACCGATGTGCAAAAGAAAACTGCCGAGATCGGGTTCTGGTTTGGTGAGAAATTCTGGAACAGAGGGATTGCAACCGAAGTCTGCCGTCAGATAACAACTTTTGCATTTACTTATTTTGATATTATAAAAGTTCAAGCAGAAGTGGCGTCACCCAATTCAGCTTCAGCCCGTGTCCTCGAGAAAAACGGTTTTAAACTCGAAGGTACCCTCCGTAAATCCTTCCACAAAAACGATCAGGACTGGGATCTGCTCGTCTATGGACTGCTGAAAGAGGAATTGGAGGAGAGGCAGTTGCATCTTATTTGA